A section of the Pseudomonas fluorescens genome encodes:
- a CDS encoding aspartate aminotransferase family protein, with product MNMPENAPSTLASQLKLDAHWMPYTANRNFQRDPRLIVGAEGSWLIDDKGRRVYDSLSGLWTCGAGHTRKEIQEAVAKQLGTLDYSPGFQYGHPLSFQLAEKITDLTPGNLNHVFFTDSGSECADTAVKMVRAYWRLKGQATKTKMIGRARGYHGVNIAGTSLGGVNGNRKIFGQAMMDVDHLPHTLLASNAFSRGMPELGGIALADELLKLIELHDASNIAAVFVEPMAGSAGVLVPPQGYLKRLREICDQHGILLVFDEVITGFGRTGSMFGADSFGVTPDLMCIAKQVTNGAIPMGAVIASSEIYQTFMNQATPEYAVEFPHGYTYSAHPVACAAGLAALDLLQKENLVQSVAEVAPHFENALHGLKGSKNVIDIRNYGLAGAIQIAPRDGDAIVRPFEAGMALWKAGFYVRFGGDTLQFGPTFNSKPQDLDRLFDAVGEVLNKID from the coding sequence ATGAACATGCCCGAAAACGCCCCATCCACCCTGGCCAGCCAATTGAAGCTGGATGCTCACTGGATGCCTTACACCGCCAACCGTAACTTCCAGCGTGACCCGCGTCTGATCGTGGGGGCCGAAGGCAGTTGGTTGATCGATGACAAGGGGCGTCGGGTCTATGACTCGTTGTCGGGGCTGTGGACCTGCGGTGCTGGGCATACGCGCAAGGAAATCCAGGAAGCAGTCGCCAAGCAACTGGGCACCCTGGATTACTCGCCGGGCTTTCAATACGGTCATCCGTTGTCGTTTCAATTGGCAGAAAAGATTACCGACCTGACCCCAGGCAATCTGAACCACGTGTTCTTCACCGACTCTGGCTCCGAGTGCGCCGATACGGCGGTGAAGATGGTGCGTGCTTATTGGCGCCTGAAGGGCCAGGCCACCAAGACCAAAATGATCGGGCGTGCCCGTGGGTATCACGGTGTGAACATCGCCGGGACCAGCCTGGGCGGCGTCAACGGCAACCGTAAGATTTTTGGCCAGGCGATGATGGATGTCGACCATCTGCCGCACACGCTGCTGGCGAGCAATGCCTTCTCCCGTGGCATGCCGGAGTTGGGCGGGATTGCCTTGGCTGACGAGTTGCTCAAGCTGATCGAGTTGCATGATGCGTCGAACATCGCCGCCGTGTTCGTTGAGCCGATGGCAGGCTCGGCGGGTGTGCTCGTGCCGCCGCAGGGCTACCTCAAGCGTCTGCGTGAAATCTGTGACCAGCACGGCATCCTGCTGGTGTTCGACGAAGTGATTACCGGCTTTGGCCGTACCGGCTCGATGTTCGGTGCCGATAGCTTCGGTGTGACGCCGGACCTGATGTGCATCGCCAAGCAAGTGACCAACGGCGCGATTCCGATGGGTGCGGTGATTGCCAGCAGCGAGATCTATCAGACCTTCATGAACCAGGCGACCCCTGAGTACGCGGTGGAATTCCCGCACGGCTACACCTACTCGGCACACCCGGTGGCCTGTGCTGCGGGGCTGGCCGCATTGGATCTGTTGCAGAAGGAAAACCTGGTACAGAGCGTGGCCGAGGTCGCGCCACACTTTGAGAATGCGCTGCATGGCCTCAAGGGCAGCAAGAATGTGATCGACATTCGTAACTATGGCCTGGCCGGTGCGATCCAGATCGCCCCGCGTGATGGGGACGCCATCGTGCGCCCATTCGAAGCGGGCATGGCGCTTTGGAAGGCCGGGTTCTATGTGCGCTTTGGTGGCGACACCCTGCAGTTCGGCCCAACCTTCAACAGTAAGCCGCAGGACCTGGATCGCTTGTTCGATGCGGTCGGTGAAGTGCTGAACAAGATCGACTGA
- a CDS encoding CoA-acylating methylmalonate-semialdehyde dehydrogenase, whose amino-acid sequence MSLIQHLINGELVNDSGRSADVYNPSTGQVIHQVPLASRETIQQAIDSAKAAFPAWRNTPPAKRAQVMFRFKQLLEQNEARISQLISQEHGKTLEDAAGELKRGIENVEYACSAPEILKGEYSRNVGPNIDAWSDFQPLGVVAGITPFNFPAMVPLWMYPLAIVCGNCFILKPSERDPSSTLLIAQLLQEAGLPKGVLSVVHGDKGAVDALIEAPEVKALSFVGSTPIAEYIYSEATKRGKRVQALGGAKNHAVLMPDADLDNAVSALMGAAYGSCGERCMAISVAVCVGDQVADALIAKLVPQIKALKIGAGTACGLDMGPLVSAQARDKVSGYIEDGVSSGAELVVDGRGLSVAGHEDGFFLGGCLFDRVTPEMRIYKEEIFGPVLCVVRVNSLEAAMQLINDHEYGNGTCIFTRDGEAARLFCDEIEVGMVGVNVPLPVPVAYHSFGGWKRSLFGDLHAYGPDGVRFYTRRKAITQRWPQRASHEASQFAFPSL is encoded by the coding sequence ATGAGCCTTATCCAGCATTTGATCAACGGTGAACTGGTGAACGACAGCGGGCGTAGCGCCGACGTCTACAACCCGTCCACAGGCCAAGTGATTCACCAGGTGCCATTGGCCAGCCGCGAAACCATTCAACAGGCGATCGACTCGGCCAAGGCCGCATTCCCGGCCTGGCGCAATACGCCACCGGCCAAGCGTGCCCAGGTGATGTTTCGTTTCAAGCAATTGCTGGAGCAGAATGAAGCCCGTATCTCCCAGTTGATCAGCCAAGAGCATGGCAAGACCCTCGAAGACGCCGCCGGTGAGTTGAAGCGCGGGATCGAGAACGTCGAGTACGCGTGCTCGGCGCCGGAAATCCTCAAGGGTGAGTACAGCCGCAACGTTGGCCCGAACATTGATGCCTGGTCCGATTTCCAGCCGCTGGGCGTGGTGGCCGGTATTACGCCGTTCAACTTCCCGGCCATGGTGCCACTGTGGATGTATCCATTGGCCATCGTTTGCGGCAACTGCTTTATCCTCAAGCCGTCGGAACGCGATCCAAGCTCGACCTTGCTGATTGCCCAGTTGCTGCAGGAAGCCGGCTTGCCTAAAGGCGTGCTAAGCGTGGTGCATGGTGACAAGGGGGCGGTGGATGCGCTGATCGAGGCGCCTGAGGTCAAGGCCTTGAGTTTTGTCGGTTCGACCCCGATTGCCGAGTACATCTATAGCGAAGCGACCAAGCGCGGCAAGCGCGTGCAGGCGCTGGGCGGGGCGAAGAACCATGCGGTGCTGATGCCGGATGCGGATCTGGATAACGCGGTGAGCGCTTTAATGGGGGCCGCCTACGGTTCCTGCGGCGAGCGTTGCATGGCGATTTCGGTTGCGGTCTGTGTGGGTGACCAGGTGGCGGATGCATTGATTGCCAAGCTGGTGCCGCAGATCAAGGCGCTGAAGATTGGTGCGGGTACTGCCTGTGGTCTGGACATGGGGCCGCTGGTTTCTGCGCAGGCACGGGACAAGGTCAGCGGTTATATAGAAGACGGCGTGTCTTCGGGTGCTGAGCTGGTGGTCGATGGGCGTGGCCTGAGCGTTGCCGGTCATGAAGACGGTTTCTTCCTGGGCGGCTGCCTGTTTGATCGCGTGACGCCAGAGATGCGTATCTATAAAGAAGAGATCTTTGGTCCAGTGCTGTGCGTCGTCCGGGTGAATAGCCTGGAAGCGGCGATGCAACTAATCAACGACCATGAATATGGCAACGGCACCTGCATCTTTACCCGTGACGGTGAGGCGGCGCGTCTGTTCTGTGACGAGATTGAAGTGGGCATGGTGGGGGTTAACGTACCCTTGCCGGTGCCGGTGGCTTATCACAGCTTTGGCGGCTGGAAGCGTTCGCTGTTTGGCGACTTGCACGCCTATGGGCCGGATGGGGTGCGTTTCTACACCCGTCGCAAGGCGATTACTCAGCGCTGGCCGCAGCGTGCAAGCCATGAAGCATCGCAATTCGCCTTTCCCAGTTTGTAA